Proteins encoded within one genomic window of Gambusia affinis linkage group LG09, SWU_Gaff_1.0, whole genome shotgun sequence:
- the LOC122837635 gene encoding zinc finger and BTB domain-containing protein 5-like encodes MDFPGHFQHIFKQLNHQRLHGQLCDCVVVVGGQSFQAHCSILAASSSHFRALLSSIDEGSGAQGEGARHVLELDPEVVTPEAFSTLLDMIYTSSLSLGASNDMDVLLAASHLHLNAVVKACKLHLSRKNFPASAPKGWRSVQHHQLQQSLCSQGKTVPQHLVTSATEEDSEIEDMGMEVSQSGEDESQGMERNEQFTAQFLRQKRKSDEELLGDKKRMFNYKECSPTVTRSTEERGEHLSSSGCLKTTGRQWDNRGDDEDEEEEKYEATKGELEEIQLPSQSDSSTGGAGVWKKADDTDGDTGVKVQVGEEEQDEPKILIEVKMENMSSYSNDLDTIPNNSPPSPLEAQIGDEKMNMAHPAEADGVTLSSQLCTDVHTDTLTGSGDLGGDTVDGEGLDSFSELAFSCFLNPSSESVMGALGEEDTLASLTAAATAAAAASDAPTVPGDATTRSQMAEEASTSSVQPSDSSSSLVFPVTPVPLQQILPTQSSGFSDTIILQPNQNSLAGFLSGIRPSLSLDASLVQPSRAGKSSGAPTFRRIAPKVLPGSETCTDTPSGTAGDGTDRPSLTRASEDVLSKCKKAAAEDHVLLVEGEKKYACKICCKTFMNLTDCKKHIRVHTGEKPYPCPKCGKRFSQSSHLYKHSKNTCMNFKDDQAFSDSLL; translated from the coding sequence ATGGACTTTCCAGGACATTTCCAGCATATTTTCAAACAGCTCAACCACCAGCGCCTGCATGGCCAACTATGTGACTGTGTGGTGGTGGTTGGTGGTCAGAGCTTCCAGGCCCACTGCTCCATCCTGGCTGCCAGCAGCTCTCACTTCAGGGCTCTCCTCAGCTCCATTGATGAGGGCTCAGGAGCTCAAGGAGAAGGAGCCCGCCATGTGTTGGAGCTGGATCCGGAGGTTGTGACACCAGAGGCCTTCTCCACCCTCCTGGACATGATCTACACCTCCTCCCTTTCCTTAGGGGCCTCCAATGACATGGACGTGTTGTTGGCTGCATCCCATCTCCACCTCAATGCCGTGGTCAAAGCCTGCAAACTGCACTTGTCCAGGAAAAACTTTCCTGCCTCAGCACCTAAAGGCTGGAGGTCAGTGCAGCATCACCAGCTGCAGCAAAGTCTGTGCTCTCAGGGGAAAACCGTTCCACAGCATCTGGTAACCTCAGCCACAGAGGAAGACTCTGAGATAGAAGATATGGGAATGGAGGTGAGTCAATCTGGAGAGGATGAAAGCCAAGGCATGGAGAGGAATGAACAATTCACAGCACaatttttgagacaaaaacgaaAGTCAGATGAGGAGCTCCTTGGTGACAAGAAGAGGATGTTTAACTACAAAGAGTGTTCACCCACTGTGACCAGGAGCACAGAGGAAAGAGGAGAACATCTTTCATCATCAGGCTGCCTGAAGACGACTGGCAGGCAATGGGACAACCGAGGTGacgatgaagatgaggaggaagaaaaatatgagGCAACCAAGGGAGAGTTGGAAGAAATCCAGCTGCCGTCTCAGTCAGACAGCAGCACAGGAGGGGCCGGAGTGTGGAAAAAGGCTGATGATACAGATGGAGACACTGGGGTTAAAGTTCAAGTTGGAGAAGAGGAGCAGGATGAACCAAAGATACTGATTGaggtgaaaatggaaaatatgagCTCCTACTCCAATGATTTAGACACAATACCAAACAACTCTCCTCCATCACCACTAGAGGCGCAAATTGGTGATGAAAAAATGAACATGGCTCACCCAGCAGAGGCTGATGGTGTAACGTTATCATCACAGCTGTGCACAGATGTTCACACAGATACGTTGACAGGCTCTGGAGATCTTGGTGGGGACACAGTGGACGGTGAAGGCCTGGACAGCTTCTCTGAACTTGCCTTTTCCTGCTTTCTCAATCCCAGCAGTGAAAGTGTAATGGGAGCTTTGGGGGAAGAAGATACTCTAGCTAGTTTGAcagctgctgctactgctgctgctgccgccagTGATGCTCCTACAGTTCCTGGAGATGCAACGACACGGAGTCAAATGGCAGAAGAAGCAAGTACGTCTTCTGTCCAGCCTTCCGACTCTTCATCATCTCTTGTTTTTCCAGTAACCCCTGTCCCTTTGCAGCAGATTCTCCCAACTCAGAGCTCTGGATTCAGTGATACAATCATCCTCCAACCCAATCAGAACTCCTTGGCAGGGTTCTTGAGCGGCATCAGACCAAGTCTCAGCCTGGACGCCTCGCTCGTCCAACCCTCGAGGGCCGGAAAAAGCTCTGGGGCTCCGACTTTCCGTCGCATCGCCCCCAAAGTATTGCCTGGATCAGAAACTTGCACAGACACTCCCTCTGGAACAGCAGGTGATGGTACAGATAGGCCAAGCCTGACTAGAGCTTCTGAGGATGTACTCTCAAAGTGCAAGAAAGCTGCTGCTGAGGACCACGTGCTGCTGGTGGAAGGGGAAAAGAAATACGCCTGCAAGATCTGCTGCAAGACCTTCATGAACCTGACGGACTGTAAGAAGCACATTCGCGTCCACACTGGAGAGAAGCCCTATCCTTGTCCAAAGTGCGGCAAGCGCTTCAGCCAGTCCTCCCACCTCTATAAACACTCAAAAAACACCTGCATGAATTTTAAAGATGATCAGGCCTTCTCAGACTCTCTGCTTTAA
- the tomm5 gene encoding mitochondrial import receptor subunit TOM5 homolog translates to MFKLEGLGPKMDPEEMKRKMREDVIYSLRNFLIYVALLRATPYVLKKLDSI, encoded by the exons atgtttaaacttgaAGGACTGGGGCCTAAAATGGACCCAGAGGAGATGAAGAGAAAAATGCGGGAAGACGTCATCTACTCGTTACGAAATTTCCTCATTTACGTCGCTCTGCTCAGAGCCA CCCCATATGTGTTAAAGAAACTGGACAGCATTTGA